In a genomic window of Desulfonatronum sp. SC1:
- a CDS encoding Na/Pi symporter → MEGIGSLIGGIGVFFVGLHLLSTALKQMAGRRFRLHFAKWVGTSGRAGLVGLTAGFLSQSMSALSFIVGSLAGAGMIPVRRGMLVIFWANAGIGIMILLAVLDIKTVVLLLLGLAGVSFAFKRPRGFEALSQALFGGAMLFYGLIMLRAGAEPLAEMPWFESVLMAGHSSFLLAFLAGALLTALCQSSTAVSILAIAMTQVGLFSMEQTMMIIYGTNVGSGAISWLLAATIRGTPKQLIMSQVLFNFIAGLVFVSLFYLEFLAGVPLVQALVNSLGLPLEQQAALVYLLFNWGGAVVLSLLLTPFARGIERFWPATKEEEWSRTRFLRDDLTDAPELHLGLLAREQARLICRLPQYSAILLEQIRDDRGKVLEALHASFLAVSREIDAQSSDLLGRPLSHNGLELLLVLQNKQKQLEAFESLLFQFSLSCREWTGNLRSTFQGTFLQGLDFLLHTACEAETSDDETDVRQLVRLTQDKGDVFQSIRNAYLSGEQCMDIQDRTAFLELTGLYERMVWTLGRIAALQSTQKRLAGVTDG, encoded by the coding sequence ATGGAAGGGATTGGAAGCCTGATCGGAGGCATCGGCGTCTTTTTCGTCGGCCTGCACCTGCTCAGTACGGCCTTGAAACAAATGGCCGGACGCCGGTTTCGACTGCATTTCGCGAAATGGGTGGGAACATCGGGTCGGGCCGGACTCGTGGGGCTCACGGCCGGGTTCCTGTCCCAGTCCATGTCCGCTTTGTCCTTCATCGTCGGCAGCCTGGCCGGGGCCGGGATGATCCCGGTCCGGCGGGGGATGCTGGTCATCTTTTGGGCCAACGCCGGGATCGGGATCATGATCCTGCTGGCCGTGCTGGACATCAAGACCGTGGTGTTGCTGCTCCTGGGCCTGGCCGGAGTCAGCTTCGCCTTCAAGCGCCCACGCGGCTTCGAAGCCCTGTCCCAGGCCCTGTTCGGCGGGGCCATGCTCTTTTACGGGCTGATCATGCTCCGGGCCGGGGCCGAACCTCTGGCGGAAATGCCCTGGTTCGAGAGCGTGCTCATGGCCGGCCATTCCTCCTTCCTGTTGGCCTTCCTGGCCGGAGCCCTGCTCACGGCGCTCTGCCAGTCATCCACCGCGGTATCCATCCTGGCCATCGCCATGACCCAGGTCGGCCTGTTCTCCATGGAACAGACCATGATGATCATCTACGGCACCAACGTGGGGTCCGGGGCCATAAGCTGGCTGCTGGCCGCGACCATCCGCGGAACGCCCAAGCAACTGATCATGTCCCAGGTTCTCTTCAACTTCATCGCCGGACTGGTCTTCGTCTCGCTGTTCTACCTGGAATTCCTGGCAGGCGTCCCTCTGGTCCAGGCCCTGGTGAACAGCCTGGGCCTGCCTCTGGAACAGCAGGCGGCCCTGGTCTACCTGCTCTTCAACTGGGGCGGAGCCGTGGTTCTGTCCCTGCTCCTGACGCCTTTCGCCCGGGGCATCGAGCGTTTCTGGCCGGCCACGAAGGAGGAGGAATGGTCCCGGACCCGCTTTCTGCGCGACGACCTCACGGACGCCCCGGAACTGCACCTCGGACTGCTTGCCAGGGAGCAGGCCCGCCTGATCTGCCGCCTGCCCCAATACTCGGCCATCCTCCTGGAACAGATCCGGGACGACCGGGGCAAGGTTCTGGAGGCCCTGCACGCTTCCTTTCTGGCCGTATCCAGGGAGATCGACGCCCAAAGCAGCGACCTGCTCGGTCGTCCCTTGTCCCATAACGGTCTGGAACTGCTGCTGGTCTTGCAAAACAAGCAAAAACAGTTGGAAGCCTTCGAAAGCCTGCTGTTCCAGTTCTCCCTGAGTTGCCGGGAGTGGACCGGCAACCTGCGCTCAACCTTCCAGGGTACCTTCCTCCAGGGACTCGACTTCCTTCTGCACACCGCCTGCGAGGCCGAAACCTCGGATGACGAAACCGACGTCCGGCAACTGGTCCGCCTGACCCAGGACAAAGGCGACGTCTTCCAGTCCATCCGCAACGCCTACCTGAGCGGCGAACAGTGCATGGACATCCAGGACCGCACGGCCTTCCTGGAACTGACCGGCCTCTACGAGCGCATGGTCTGGACCCTGGGCCGCATCGCCGCGCTTCAGTCGACTCAGAAGCGGTTGGCCGGTGTCACAGATGGTTAG
- a CDS encoding GPP34 family phosphoprotein yields the protein MLTFAEEILLLNLDDKKGSFLSTVPEQALRTALAGALLMELAVMNRIDTDLDALLVVAPDPTGDPLLDEVLHHIHTGEADQPAAFWLSEIAWKIDDLRDRIVQGLVEKGVLKIEDRKVLWVFPQRRYPLLDDREVKEVRARLRDLLLGDDIPEYRDAVLVGLVHSCGMVDILFSDQELPQIMPRLTRLAQLDLIGREVDRAIREIMMAMTAHNIRGVGFY from the coding sequence ATGCTGACATTTGCCGAAGAAATCCTGCTCTTAAACCTGGACGACAAAAAAGGTTCCTTTCTCTCCACCGTGCCGGAACAGGCCCTACGCACCGCCCTGGCCGGAGCCCTGTTGATGGAGCTGGCCGTGATGAACCGCATCGACACGGACCTGGACGCCCTGCTTGTGGTCGCCCCCGATCCCACCGGAGATCCCCTGCTGGACGAGGTTCTCCACCACATCCACACGGGAGAGGCCGACCAGCCCGCGGCCTTCTGGCTGAGTGAAATCGCCTGGAAGATCGACGACCTGCGGGACCGCATCGTCCAGGGCCTGGTGGAGAAAGGCGTGCTCAAGATCGAAGATCGCAAAGTCCTCTGGGTCTTCCCGCAACGCCGCTACCCGCTCCTGGACGACCGCGAAGTCAAGGAAGTCCGGGCCCGGCTGCGGGATCTGCTCCTGGGCGACGACATCCCGGAATACCGGGACGCGGTGCTCGTGGGCCTGGTCCACTCCTGCGGCATGGTCGACATCCTGTTTTCGGACCAGGAACTGCCCCAGATCATGCCCCGGCTGACCAGACTGGCCCAGCTTGACCTGATCGGCCGGGAGGTGGATCGGGCCATTCGGGAAATCATGATGGCCATGACCGCGCATAATATCCGGGGAGTCGGGTTCTACTAA
- a CDS encoding sodium:solute symporter, whose translation MTNAIIFTYLFAVLLIGILAGRGISNLSQYAVAGKSFGSMVIFATLSASFIGGGFSMGNAEKVFLFGVVNIVALWGFSLKEILVAAFIAPRMGRYPDAISVGDIMEVHYGKAAKVFSGLFGFILCAGILGAQIGAIGYVTNLFLGMERIWGILLGCGIVITYATVGGMRAVVWTDIVQFVILAVGMPLTLYFGVQYAGGWGHVLDTVPADHLTLPTDPLALVALASLFLTFVFGETLVPPYLQRLLIGRSTRDVARGTLYSGLFSIPFFAVTGLIGLVALVLDPTINPNLALPFVIQQALSPLLQGIVIAAVIAIIMSSADSFLNAAAICCINDVIKPLRKIPIPENREVALARALTLIVGILAVIFAVSIESVLDILIYSYNFWAPIILVPLVMAVTGRKVSQTRFLSGAAAGILALLIWNYVLGAPWGIHGLVVGVLANLTVFVLVDRNGREGV comes from the coding sequence ATGACCAACGCCATCATTTTTACGTATTTGTTCGCAGTTCTGCTCATCGGCATCCTGGCCGGGCGGGGGATTTCGAACCTTTCCCAGTATGCCGTGGCCGGGAAGTCCTTTGGCTCGATGGTGATTTTCGCCACACTGTCCGCCTCATTCATCGGCGGCGGGTTTTCCATGGGCAACGCGGAAAAGGTGTTTTTGTTCGGCGTCGTGAACATCGTGGCCCTGTGGGGCTTCAGCCTGAAGGAAATCCTGGTGGCCGCCTTCATCGCCCCGCGCATGGGCCGCTATCCGGACGCCATTTCCGTGGGTGACATCATGGAGGTCCATTACGGCAAGGCGGCCAAGGTCTTTTCCGGGCTGTTCGGCTTCATTCTCTGCGCCGGAATCCTGGGGGCCCAAATCGGGGCCATCGGCTACGTGACCAATCTTTTTCTGGGCATGGAGCGGATCTGGGGCATTTTGCTGGGCTGCGGCATCGTGATCACCTACGCCACCGTGGGCGGGATGCGGGCCGTGGTCTGGACGGACATCGTCCAGTTCGTGATCCTGGCCGTGGGGATGCCCCTGACCCTGTATTTCGGCGTGCAGTATGCCGGCGGGTGGGGCCATGTCCTGGACACCGTGCCCGCGGACCACCTGACCCTGCCCACCGACCCCCTGGCGCTGGTGGCCCTGGCATCGCTCTTCCTGACTTTCGTGTTCGGCGAAACCCTGGTTCCGCCGTATCTGCAACGGCTGCTCATTGGTCGAAGCACCCGTGACGTGGCCAGGGGCACCTTGTACAGCGGGTTGTTTTCCATTCCGTTCTTCGCGGTCACCGGGCTGATCGGCCTCGTGGCCCTGGTCCTCGATCCCACGATCAACCCGAATCTGGCCTTGCCCTTCGTCATTCAGCAGGCCCTTTCCCCGCTGTTGCAGGGAATCGTCATCGCCGCGGTGATAGCCATCATCATGTCCTCGGCGGACTCCTTCCTCAACGCCGCGGCCATCTGCTGCATCAACGACGTCATCAAACCCCTGCGCAAGATCCCCATCCCCGAGAATCGGGAAGTCGCCCTGGCCCGTGCCCTCACCCTGATCGTGGGGATTCTGGCCGTGATTTTCGCCGTGTCCATTGAAAGCGTTCTGGACATCCTGATCTACTCCTACAACTTCTGGGCCCCGATCATTCTCGTGCCCCTGGTCATGGCCGTGACCGGGCGAAAGGTCAGCCAAACCCGCTTTCTGAGCGGTGCCGCGGCCGGTATCCTGGCCCTGCTGATCTGGAACTACGTCCTGGGCGCTCCCTGGGGCATCCATGGCCTGGTGGTGGGCGTGCTGGCCAACCTGACGGTTTTTGTCCTGGTGGATCGGAACGGCCGGGAAGGGGTATGA
- a CDS encoding YkgJ family cysteine cluster protein, with the protein MDVQPVYPEKRLSFPEAEAKLTWLALLLDAHSIVDQGVEQELVGQAKAEGRKLACRKGCANCCRIHAAVPVYPLEMAGMAWYCTEETTGETREALVSQLEAFQEGNPCPFLVDDACAIHALRPMACRQFNVFDTPCAEDEDPFYNRRQDVLTPSDAFKNRAFWVTLPFYGIVDERDKEIAIKENHIHRQVRVLQQCNWKELAKKMRQFDEQRRG; encoded by the coding sequence ATGGACGTGCAACCTGTTTATCCCGAAAAACGGCTCAGCTTTCCCGAAGCCGAAGCCAAACTGACCTGGCTGGCCCTGCTTTTGGACGCCCATTCCATTGTGGATCAGGGAGTGGAACAGGAGCTTGTCGGGCAGGCCAAGGCCGAAGGACGTAAATTGGCCTGCCGCAAGGGCTGCGCCAACTGTTGCCGGATTCATGCCGCGGTCCCGGTCTATCCATTGGAAATGGCCGGCATGGCCTGGTACTGTACTGAGGAAACGACGGGCGAGACCCGGGAGGCCCTGGTCAGTCAGTTGGAGGCTTTTCAGGAAGGAAACCCCTGCCCGTTTCTGGTCGACGATGCCTGCGCCATTCACGCTCTGCGTCCCATGGCCTGCCGACAGTTCAACGTGTTCGATACGCCCTGCGCCGAGGACGAGGACCCGTTCTACAACCGCCGCCAGGACGTGCTCACCCCTTCGGATGCCTTCAAGAATAGGGCCTTCTGGGTGACGCTGCCGTTTTACGGCATTGTGGATGAAAGAGACAAGGAAATCGCGATCAAGGAAAACCACATCCATCGCCAGGTCCGGGTGCTTCAACAGTGCAACTGGAAGGAGCTGGCCAAGAAGATGCGCCAGTTCGATGAGCAGCGGCGGGGCTAA
- a CDS encoding mechanosensitive ion channel family protein yields MQELHELVNDFLEIDWWGLGTSLTVVAVALTVGLMLHAVLFHVLRKAAPDQSDQSGQSGQPDRVLALIPRHMAAPSRLLFPLLILTVVAPTLVMPEELLETFRHFLSMAFIMAVAWSLIRFTALLQDLVLRRFQINIRDNLRARKMHTQLGILRRILIFVISVIAVSSMLMTLENVRQIGVSLLASAGVIGIIAGFAAQRSIATLFAGIQVALTQPIRLDDVVIVEGEWGRIEEITLTYVVIRIWDQRRLIVPITYFMERPFQNWTRVSSDILGTVFLYVDYTVPVQEVRRELNRILEDSPSWDGRVAGLQVTDAKERTVELRALMSAEDAGTAWDLRCHVREKLLDFIQREYPRALPRVRAEVETGGKA; encoded by the coding sequence ATGCAGGAACTTCACGAACTGGTGAACGATTTTTTGGAAATCGACTGGTGGGGACTGGGGACGTCCCTGACGGTGGTTGCAGTGGCCCTGACGGTCGGTTTGATGCTGCACGCGGTGCTGTTTCACGTCTTGCGCAAGGCTGCTCCCGACCAGTCGGACCAGTCAGGCCAGTCGGGCCAGCCGGACAGGGTACTGGCCCTGATTCCCCGGCACATGGCCGCGCCCTCCCGGCTGCTTTTCCCGCTGTTGATCCTGACGGTGGTCGCGCCAACCCTGGTCATGCCCGAGGAACTGCTGGAGACCTTTCGGCATTTCCTGAGCATGGCCTTCATCATGGCCGTGGCCTGGTCCCTGATCCGTTTCACGGCCTTGCTTCAGGATTTGGTGCTGCGCCGGTTTCAGATCAACATCCGGGACAATCTGAGAGCCCGCAAGATGCACACGCAGCTGGGGATTTTGCGGCGGATTTTGATTTTCGTCATTTCCGTGATCGCCGTCTCCTCCATGCTGATGACCCTGGAAAACGTCCGCCAGATCGGGGTCAGCCTGCTGGCCTCGGCCGGGGTGATCGGCATCATCGCCGGTTTCGCGGCCCAGCGTAGCATCGCCACCCTGTTCGCCGGAATCCAGGTGGCTCTGACCCAACCCATCAGGCTGGACGACGTGGTCATCGTGGAAGGGGAGTGGGGGCGAATCGAGGAGATAACCCTGACCTACGTGGTGATTCGGATCTGGGATCAGCGCCGGTTGATCGTGCCCATCACCTATTTCATGGAGCGGCCTTTCCAGAACTGGACCAGGGTTTCGTCGGACATCCTGGGCACGGTGTTCCTGTACGTGGATTACACCGTGCCGGTGCAGGAGGTGCGCCGGGAGCTGAACCGGATTCTGGAGGACAGTCCGAGCTGGGACGGGCGGGTGGCCGGACTGCAGGTTACCGACGCCAAGGAGCGCACCGTGGAACTGCGCGCTCTGATGAGCGCCGAGGATGCCGGGACAGCCTGGGATCTGCGCTGCCATGTTCGGGAGAAACTGCTGGACTTCATCCAGCGCGAATATCCCCGGGCCTTGCCCAGGGTCCGGGCTGAAGTGGAAACGGGGGGCAAAGCATGA